Below is a window of Vicinamibacteria bacterium DNA.
CGGTGAACGAGAGCTCGAGCCCGGCCCCGCGCTTGACGAGACCCGCGTAGCGCTTCTTGCTCCCCTGCTCCGAGCCCCGGATCGTCGGCATGAAGAACCGCAGGTAATGCGTCTCGAACTGGAGCTCGAGATACGACTCGAGCGCGAACCGTTCGCGGAGGTGGGTGGACCAACGAAGGGTGAGGGTTTTCGCGAGACTCACCCCAATGGCGCGGCACTCCGACTCTTCGAGACCCGCGCCTAGATGGACGAACAGGGAGTCGGTGTCTCCGTAGACCACCTCGTAGCCGTCCTCTTCGATCCACTCCCGGCTCTTCGTGATGATCTCGTGCCCGCGCAGGGTAATGCTCGCCGCGAGCTTGGGGTCGAAGAACCGGCAGCCGTGAGTCCCCAGGACCCCGTAGAACGAGTTCATGATGATCTTGATCGCCCGCGACAGGGCTTCGTTGCCGGAGCGCTTGGCCTTGTCTCTTTCGGTCCAGAGCTCGGCGATGAGACCGGGCAGGATGTGTCGGTCGCGGGAGAATCGAGCCCCGCGAAACCCCTCGATCGCATCGTCGCCGGCTTCGGCGAGCCCGAGGGGATCCACGCGAAACGTTCGGATGATGCTCGGATAGAGGCTCTTGAAATCGAGCACGATGACGTTGTCGAACAAACCCGGACGCGAGCTCATCACATACCCGCCCGGGCTCTCACCGTCGTGCGATCGGTCTTCGACGTCCCCGGCCACCCGGCCTCGTCGATGGAGTCGGGGGAGGTACAGGTTGTCGAAAGCGGCGACCGAGCCTCCCACCCGGTCGATCGCGAGGCCGGTCAGACGAGCTCGCTCTAAGGCGAACTCCATGAGCCGCGTGCGGGCGAAGATCTC
It encodes the following:
- a CDS encoding DNA polymerase II; this encodes LGLGFGLGRGGERAALLEPSSPTGKRVARIPGRAVLDGIDTLRTATWAFEDFGLEFVARKLLGRGKLIDNEEHRLREIRRMYLEEPEALVRYNVEDCRLVEEIFARTRLMEFALERARLTGLAIDRVGGSVAAFDNLYLPRLHRRGRVAGDVEDRSHDGESPGGYVMSSRPGLFDNVIVLDFKSLYPSIIRTFRVDPLGLAEAGDDAIEGFRGARFSRDRHILPGLIAELWTERDKAKRSGNEALSRAIKIIMNSFYGVLGTHGCRFFDPKLAASITLRGHEIITKSREWIEEDGYEVVYGDTDSLFVHLGAGLEESECRAIGVSLAKTLTLRWSTHLRERFALESYLELQFETHYLRFFMPTIRGSEQGSKKRYAGLVKRGAGLELSFTGLESVRSDWTPLAREFQREVFRRVLMEEPFEEYVRSTADELFAGKRDRELVYRKRLRRRMEDYQKNVPPHAQAARKSSRRGRWIRYVMTTNGPEPIDNKRSPLDYQHYLDRQLAPAADAIL